One stretch of Schlesneria sp. DSM 10557 DNA includes these proteins:
- a CDS encoding carbon storage regulator, whose protein sequence is MLVLTRKLDQVIKLGDDITIKVVRMSNGSVQLGVEAPRSLKIMRAECLERSLAHSPEQKVA, encoded by the coding sequence ATGCTCGTGCTCACCCGTAAACTCGACCAGGTGATCAAGCTCGGCGACGACATTACGATCAAGGTTGTGAGAATGTCGAATGGATCTGTGCAACTGGGAGTAGAAGCTCCTCGCAGTCTGAAAATTATGCGAGCCGAATGCCTTGAGCGGAGTCTGGCCCATTCGCCAGAACAGAAGGTCGCCTGA
- a CDS encoding heavy metal translocating P-type ATPase yields the protein MTTPPRPDDSHRYDIAIAVLAAISILVHLAIRFGVGTAPTAGPLPIMDWPLVIALVVGGLPLVIGLLGNLVRGQFGSDLLAGLSIMTSLLLGEYLAGTIVVLMLSGGEALEAWAIRSASSVLDALARRMPTKAHRKEADAIVDIAVDQVSVGDVLVLFPHEICPVDGVVLEGRGSMDESFLTGEPYLMPKSAGSTVMSGALNGESALTIRSHKLAVDSRYAQIMKVMQVADENRPRMRRIGDRLGAFYTPLAIAIAAVAWWLSGEVTRFLAVLVIATPCPLLIAIPVAIIGSISLAARRGIIIRDPSVLERIDTCRVAIFDKTGTLTYGRPALTEVICGEGTTEQEALAFIGSIERYSKHPLASAITARAHDKGAATLEVTQVHEPPGQGLVGTVGGRQIRVTSRGKLTKEASDERVARILEQLPPQVAGMECIGLIDETIPVTFRFRDQPRMEGAPFIKHLSPKHRFHKVMIVSGDRESEVRYLAGLIGISEVHFSQTPEQKLALVRNETKQANTVFVGDGINDAPALTSATVGIAMGGASDITSEAAHAVILDSSLSKVDELLHIGQQLRQIVLQSSLGGMLLSIGGMILAAFGLLSPVGGAIAQEVIDLLAVLNALRAARTPRQLTDFNTPSTAREAAASSPR from the coding sequence ATGACCACCCCCCCCCGCCCCGACGACAGTCACCGGTACGACATCGCGATCGCTGTTCTGGCAGCAATCTCCATCCTGGTGCACCTCGCGATCCGGTTTGGAGTCGGCACCGCACCCACCGCCGGTCCGCTGCCGATCATGGACTGGCCGCTGGTGATCGCTTTGGTTGTGGGAGGTCTTCCGCTGGTCATCGGACTGCTGGGGAATCTGGTGCGCGGCCAATTCGGGTCGGATCTCCTGGCAGGACTTTCGATCATGACCTCGCTGCTGCTGGGAGAATACCTGGCAGGAACGATCGTTGTGTTGATGTTGTCCGGGGGCGAAGCCCTTGAGGCCTGGGCCATTCGCAGTGCTTCGTCCGTCCTGGATGCACTGGCCCGGCGCATGCCTACAAAGGCTCACCGCAAGGAAGCAGACGCCATCGTCGACATCGCCGTCGATCAGGTTTCGGTCGGAGACGTCCTGGTTCTGTTTCCGCATGAAATCTGTCCCGTGGACGGAGTCGTACTGGAAGGTCGAGGTTCGATGGACGAATCGTTCCTCACCGGCGAGCCCTACCTGATGCCCAAATCTGCGGGCTCGACAGTGATGTCGGGGGCCTTGAACGGCGAATCGGCCCTGACCATTCGTTCGCACAAACTGGCTGTCGATTCCCGCTACGCGCAAATTATGAAAGTCATGCAGGTCGCCGACGAAAACCGTCCTCGTATGCGGCGAATCGGCGATCGTCTGGGAGCCTTTTATACTCCACTGGCGATTGCCATTGCGGCCGTCGCCTGGTGGCTTAGTGGCGAGGTCACTCGCTTTCTGGCCGTGCTTGTGATTGCGACGCCGTGTCCATTGTTGATTGCCATCCCCGTCGCGATCATCGGCTCGATTTCTCTGGCGGCACGTCGCGGGATCATCATTCGCGACCCGTCGGTTCTGGAACGAATCGACACCTGTCGCGTCGCCATCTTCGACAAGACGGGTACGCTGACATACGGTCGCCCCGCTCTGACCGAAGTCATCTGCGGCGAAGGAACAACAGAGCAAGAAGCCCTGGCATTCATCGGCAGTATCGAGCGTTATTCCAAGCATCCGCTCGCCTCGGCCATTACGGCTCGGGCTCATGACAAAGGTGCTGCCACGCTGGAAGTGACTCAGGTCCACGAACCTCCCGGACAGGGACTTGTCGGGACCGTTGGCGGCCGACAGATCCGCGTCACCAGTCGCGGCAAACTCACAAAAGAAGCTTCGGACGAGCGCGTGGCCCGCATTCTCGAACAGCTTCCGCCGCAGGTCGCCGGCATGGAATGTATCGGGCTGATCGATGAAACAATCCCTGTCACTTTTCGCTTTCGGGATCAACCGCGGATGGAAGGAGCCCCCTTCATCAAGCACTTGAGTCCCAAGCACCGTTTCCACAAAGTAATGATCGTCTCCGGTGACCGTGAATCGGAAGTCCGTTATCTGGCAGGTCTGATCGGCATTTCGGAGGTTCACTTCAGTCAAACTCCCGAGCAGAAGCTGGCTCTGGTCCGTAACGAGACCAAACAAGCCAACACGGTTTTTGTCGGTGACGGAATCAATGACGCACCGGCACTGACTTCGGCCACCGTCGGGATTGCGATGGGGGGAGCATCCGACATTACCTCTGAAGCCGCTCATGCCGTGATCCTCGACAGCTCACTCAGTAAGGTTGATGAACTGCTGCATATCGGCCAGCAGTTACGCCAGATTGTTCTACAGAGTTCACTCGGCGGCATGCTGCTGAGCATCGGAGGAATGATCCTGGCGGCATTCGGACTGCTGTCGCCTGTCGGCGGCGCAATTGCCCAGGAAGTCATCGATCTGCTCGCAGTACTGAATGCCTTGCGGGCGGCTCGTACTCCCCGGCAGCTCACGGACTTCAATACACCATCAACGGCGCGAGAGGCCGCTGCGTCTTCCCCTCGATGA